One Arthrobacter sp. B3I4 genomic window, GTTCGCCGCCTCCGTCAGGTCCTCGGCGAACTCCGGCACCGGGCCGCGGACAAAGGTGATGTCCGTGCCGTTCGGGGCGGCGAGTTCGTGGTGCGTGAAGACCCAGCAGGGAGTGCCGTGGTACGGCCACGCACCGGCGGCGTGTTCTGCCAGCCAGGCGTAGGTTTCGCCGCCCATCACGATGCAGCCGACGTCGGCCAGGAAGGAATCGTAGCTTTCCTTCCCGCCGGCGAAACCGTCGAACTGGAGCAGCCAGTCGAGGTTGTCGTCCGGGGTGGCGATGAAGCCGTCCAGGGAGGCCGCGACGAAGTACTGGAAACCAGGCATGGCCACAGCGTAGCCAGTCCCGGCTGTCATTCCCAGAGCCGCGCTGCGGGCAGCCTATTTACTGAAGTACGGAATGATCAGGTACAGCCCGAAGAGCACCGCGAGGCCGCAGAGGCCGAAGCAGAGGTAGGAAAGCGGCCGGATCCATCCGGGCTGGGCGGTCCGCGTATCGCCGGCGATGGCGGTGAGCCGGACCCCCAGTGCGTAGAGAACGGTGACGGTAACCGCGGCAAGGAGGGTAGACCCCGCTACCAGGACGAGTTCAAGCCATTTCATTTCCGGCCACCCTTGGATTTGTTGTTGCGGCTGACCGCCGCTGCCTTCTTCTTCGCGAACCGGATCGCCTGGCCTGCCTCTTCAACCTCGACGGCGTTGTGGTGGCCGACATGGGACTTCCGGGAAGCGACGAACATGTAGACCACCGCTGCTGTGCCGGCGACGGCGGCAATGATGAATCCGGCAGTCCCGGTCTGGACCAGCAGCGCCGTCAGGGCGCCGACGATTCCGGCGGCCGGAAGGGTGAAGAGCCATCCCACCACGATTTTCCGGGCGGTGCCCCAGCGGACTGTGGTGCCGCGGCGGCCCATTCCGGAACCGATGACCGAGCCTGACGCCACGTGGGTGGTCGAGAGGGCAAAGCCGAGGTGGGAGGAGGCCAGAATGGCGGCGGCCGTGCTGGTTTCGGCGGCGAACCCCTGGGCCGGTTTGACCTCGGTGAGGCCCGAACCCATAGTCCGGATAATCCGCCAGCCGCCGGAGTAGGTGCCGACCGCGATGGCCAGGGCACAGGCGGCGATGACCCAGAGCTGCGGGCCGGAGCCGGGCGCCTGGCTGCCGGCCGAAATCAGGACCAGGGTGATGATGCCCATGGTCTTTTGAGCGTCGTTCGTGCCGTGCGCGAGGGCCACGAGGCTGGACGTGAAGACCTGGCCGGTGCGGAAGCCGCCGCGTTTCTGCGTGAGTTTGCTGCCGGTCTCCGGGTCATGGCGGGAGGTCAGTGCGTAGGCCAGCCTGGTGCACACGTACGCCGCTGTGGCCGCGATGACCGGGGCGAAGACGGCCGGAAGGAGAACCTTCTGCACCACGGAGATGAAGTTCACCGAGTGCAGGCCGATGCCGGCGATGGCGGCACCGATGAGCCCGCCGAAGAGGGCGTGCGAGGAGCTGGAGGGAAGACCCTTCAGCCAGGTGATCATGTTCCAGAGGATGGCGCCCATCAGGCCGGCGAAGATAATGGCCGGGGTGATTTGGACGCCGTCGGAACCTTCCCGGATGATTCCGCCGGAAACGGTCTTCGCAACTTCGGTGGAGAGGAACGCCCCGACCAGGTTGAGCACCGCCGCGAGGGCGACGGCCGTCTTCGGTTTGATGGCACCGGTGGCGATGGGGGTAGCCATCGCGTTGGCGGTGTCATGGAATCCGTTAGTGAAGTCAAAAAACAGCGCCAGCGTTATAACCAGCGCCACCATTACGGTGATTTCCACCTGTTGCCCAATCTGCAGAGTCGACGGTCAGCAGTTTCATCCCCGTGGCGGCCTTGTTGGGTCTGTTCATCCGTTGTTAAGGCGGAGTCACTTTCGCCGTACACCAAAGCTGTCTGAAACCCTATCGATCGTACGCGGGAAAGGGGGCAGGGCAAAACATGGTGTGCTGCACCACGGGCGACGGGCGGCCGGCCGGAGACGGCCTGGTCAGTGGGCTCAAGCCGGTGGCTTAAGTCCCCGGCTGACGAGCATGCCGGCACTTTTCTGTTCCAGGGCCGCGAGCGTGGCCTCGGGCAGGACGATCAAGCCGTCCAGCTCCCGGCGTGCCCGTTTGTAGGCTGTCTGCCGTTCCGCGGGGGTGGCGGCGGCGTCGGAGGCGATGCGCAGCAGCTTCCGGGCGGTGGCGAGTCTTTCGCGTTCCGGGCCGGTGAAGTTGCTGTCCTTGATCCGGCGCGCTTCCCGCTCGGCCACGTCGAAGGCCAGTTCGAAGCCGCGGACAGCAGTCCGGTAGTCGGCGAGCCGCGCCGCCGTCGTGATCTGACCTGGGTCGCCGGGGCGCAGGCCGTCCGCTTCGCGCTTCGCACGGAGAAACGCGACCGTCAGCGGTTCACGCACGTCGGTCATCGCGGGAAAGTCGATCAGCTTTCCGACGTCCAGTTCGTAGTCCAGCCAGCGCCGGTTGACAGCGTCATGGGCATCCATAAGGCCCTCCACTTCAGTCCGGCTGGCGTGCTCTGCCGCGGTCTGCTGGTTCCTCAGGCGGTACAGCTCCACCCTGCGGCGGTGCCGGCGTTCGGATGCGTTGGTCCAGGTCCGCAGCCAATGGCCGAGGAGGGCACTGAGCGGAAACACCATCCACCAGTTGTGGCCGATGATATTGAAGAGGGAGTCCACGTCATCATCCTGCCACCGGCCTCGGGCGGCGGAAAGCCCCGAAGCAAAGGGGGCTTCCCGCCGGCTGTGCAGAGTCTGCCTCAGTCCTCGTGCTTGACCTTGTGCACCCGTGTGACGACGGTGGGGCATGGCACGTCCAGCAGTACGGCGTGGGCCGTGGAGCCGAGCACCAGCCTGGAGAAACCGCCCCGCCCACGGCTGCCGATCACCAGCAGTCGTGCTTCGCGTGCCGCTTCCACGAGCGCCTTGGCCGGTTCCGTGTCGGTCTCCAGTCGCTGGTTGACCACGAGGTCGGGGTACTTGTCCCGGAGCCCCGCCACGGATTCGGCCAGCACGATCCGGTCCTCTTCAACGATGCTCTCGGCCAGTCCGCTGGACGGAAGCTGGCGTTCAATCCAGCGGGCCGGGCTGCGGAAGGCAAGGACCACGGTCAGCTCGTCGCCGCCGCGGTCCGCTTCAGCTGCAGCGAATGCCACAGCCTGCAGCGACTCTTCCGACCCGTCAACGCCGACCACCACACCGCGGTTTCCCGTGCCACGCGCGCTGGGGATGACGGCCACCGGGCAGTCCGAGGCGGACACGGCCTGCAAGGCCCGGTCGGTCATCGGTCCGCCGTCCAGCCAGTGCTTGTCATGACCGCCGACCACCAGCAGGGAGGCGTCCTGGGACGCCTCGCGCAGCGCGGAACCGGGGCTTCCGTGCCGCAGCTGCACGTCAACGTCGACGTCCGGGGCCTGGTTGGCCGCACTGGCTTTGCTTTTCTCCAACAACTCCATCCCGGAGTCGCGGATAAGTTCGTGATACTGGAAGTCCGGCGACATCCAGCGGTCGTCCACGGCGTGGACGCACAGAACCGGGGACTTCTGCTGCGCGGCGCGTTCCAGCGCCCACGTCAGCGCAGCTTCGCTGCCGGTCGAACCGTTGATGCCGACGACGATTGGTTTACTCATGCTGAACCCTGCTCTTTTCCATCGCGGCCTGCGCCTGCCCGCTGCAGTGGTCCCGGCAGCGCACCCTTCTGTGACCGCTGCCTGCCGCCGCTGCAGGCCTTTGCTCTGGCCACTGCTGTCTGGCATGAAACGCCGGCAGCACCGTGGCCCTGCCGACACCCCAGTGTGCCCAAGGTGCAAGGGCCCTGGTTAGGGCCTTAAGCCCCACACTCGCTCCCGGCGCGCCCTTCACGTCGGCCCGAAAATCCGACGCGTCGGCCCGCGCCTGCCGGAAGACCGGTCGGCGCCGGGGCTGCGCCGGGCTTAGAAGCCGGTCGGTTCCGTCTCGAACTCGGGCTCCCGCGGCGGACCCTCGTGGTGCACCGGGCGGACCGCGGCCGTGTGTTCGAGCCAGATCAGCGCGTCGTAGCGCTCCCCCATCTTGGTCGGAACGTAATTCCCCAGCTCCCGCTCCGGATCGTAAACCACCCCGATGGCCCGGTGGCCGAGCCGGGTCGAAAGCCAGGGTCCGCTCCGGTCCTCGCCGAAGACCAGCACCGCGGGCACGCCCAGGGCCTCGTGCAGGAAGTCCTCATGGCTGCCGGGGCGCGCAACCGGCACCGGCAGGATCCGCTCCGGCGAACCCCAGGCATCGGCGGCGAGCACCGTGCCGCGGTGGGCGGCGAGGCCTACCAGCAGGACCCCCTCCGGGGCGTGCCGCTCGCGCAGCAACTGCCCGACGTTGACGAGGCCGTCCTGTGCCATGTCCGTGGCCCGAGCGTCGCCCACGTGGGTGTTGTGCTCCCAGATGATGCCTTTCGATCCAGTCCCCAGGTGCCGGCTGAGCCGGTCGATGGTGTCCGCCATGTGGTGGTCCCGGACGTTCCAGGACTGCCGGTCACCGCGGACCATGATCCGGTAGTAGTGCTCGGCGTTGGCCGCCACCTCGGCATTTTGGACAGCGTCAAACGCTTCAGCGTCGTGCTCCCCGGGCCCGGACAGTCCGGACACGCGGCCCCGGACCTCGGCCAGCAGGGCGACGACGTCGGCCTCACAGGACTGCGGGACCAGCCGGGTACTCCAGGCGTACCGGTGCGGGTCCTCGTGGTGCGGCAGGAAACACCGCCAGGCGCGCAGGGCGGCCGGCACGGCGTCGGGCTGATGTTCTTCAAGCCAGGTGATGATCTCCCGCAGCGAGTCCCACAGCGAATAGACGTCGAGGCCGTAGAAACCAACCCGTTCCGGCACGGGCCGCTGCAGGTTCCAGGTCCGCAGCCAGTCCAGGAACCCGGCCACCTCCTCGTTGGCCCACATCCACGTAGGCCAGCGCTGGAAACCGGCGAGGAGCGCGTGGACGCCCTGGTCGGGTCCGCTCAGGCCGCGGACCCACTGGTTGATCCGCCAGCAGTCCGGCCAGTCCCCTTCGACGCCGATCCAGGTGTAGCCCTGTTCCTCGATCAGCCGGCGGCTCAGTGTCGCCCGCCAGGTGTAGAACTCGTGGGTGCCGTGGGAGGCTTCCCCGATAGCGGTGTAACGGCACTCGGCAGCGCGGCGGACGACGCCGTCGAGGTCACGGTCGCTGCGCAACTGCCGTGCGAGGGAATGGATCTCCCCCAACACGGCTGACTTGGCGACGTTGCCCGGCGTCACTGCGGGTCTCCGAGGTCGATGCGTTCCAGATGTTCGGGGACACGGGCCCGCCATCCCAGTTCGCGTTTGATCCGTATCCGCAGCGCGTCGGAGGCTTCCGGTTCGCCGTGCGTGATGTAGGTCATTCGCGGCTGCCGCGGCGCGGCTTTCATCCAGTTGATCAGCCCATCGGTGTCGGCGTGCGCGGACAGGTTCTCCATCTGGATGACCTCCGCCCGGATCGCCACATCCTCGCCGTAGATCCGCAGGTTCCGTTCGCCGGCGGCGAGGGCAGCGCCGCGCGTGCCGCCGGCCTGGTAGCCGCTGAGGATGAGGGCGTTCGCCGGGTCGGGGCCGTACGCGGCCAGGTGGTGCAGAATCCTGCCTCCGGTGAGCATGCCGCTGGCGGAGATGATGATCATCGGACCTCCCCGCAGGTTCAGCAGCTTGGATTCGTCAACGCTGCGGGTGAGTTTGGCGACGCTGTACATGTTGTCGTACTCGTCCTGCTTCAGCCGGTGCTCCTCCGGGTGCCGCTGGTACATGTCTGAGGCGTCGATGGCCATCGGGCTGTTGAGGTACACCGGGATGTCCGGGATGGCGTTTTTCCGGCGGAGCCTGGACAGGTACAGCATGAGCGTCTCGGCCCGCCCGACGGCGAACGCGGCGATCATGACCACGCCGCCGCGCTTCGCGACCCGGGTGATGATCTCGCCGAGCTGCTTTTCGGGATCCAGCGGGGAGTGCACGCGGTTTCCGTAGGTGGACTCGGTGACGAGCACATCAACCTCCCCGAGGGCCCGGGGCGGAAACATCAACGGGTCGTCCGCACGGCCCAGGTCGCCGGTGAAATGCACCGACTGGGAGCCGAACCGGACAAGGACCTGCGCCGCTCCCAGGATGTGCCCGGCCGGTACCAAGGTCAGTTCCATGCCCCCGCCCAGGTCCAGCGGGTCGTCAAAGTCCCGGATCGTGAAGCTGTTTAGCGACTTGACGGCGTCCGCGGCGGTGTACAGCGGCAAGGCCGGGCTGTGGCTGGCGGAGCCACGGTGGGTCGCGTAGCGCGCCTCCTCCTCCTGCAGGTAGCCGCTGTCCGGCAGGATCAGTTTGCATAAGTCGGCGGTCCCGCTGGTGGCGTAGACCGGGCCGGCGAACCCGTCCCGGACCAGTGCCGGAACGTAACCGCTGTGGTCGAGGTGGGCGTGGCTGAGGACGACGGCGTCAACGGACGCCGGCGGGACCGGAAACGGCAAGCGGTTGCGCTCCCGGCTGCGTTTGTAGCCCTGGAACAGTCCGCAGTCGATCAGCACCCGGCGGCGGCCGGATTCGAGCAGGTATCGGGATCCGGTCACGGTATCGGTTGCACCGAAGAACCGGAGGGTCGGCCGGTCGTGTGTCATGGTGCTCTCATGGTGCTTCCGATCCGAAAATCCGTCACGGCCCACGCTCCGCGCATTCCGGTCCCGGACCTAGGGCCGAAAGTCACCGGCAGCCCGCGGCCGCAGGGTGGCGCTCCTGGGTTGCAGAGCGGGATGCCCGCACCGGTAGGCTTTTTACGGCACGCCCGGCGGGCGGGGCCTCCGGGGCAGGGGCCATTACGGGCTCCGCCATACCAGCGGCAAGGACTCAGCATGACGAAGAACCTCAACGGCGGCAGCAGGAGATCCACCGGCGGCGCCGCGGTTCCCGGCCTTCCCTGGGCGGACCGGCCCTGGACGAAGCACTACAGCCCCGGGGTGCCCGCCGGCCTGACGCTGCCCCAGGGTTCCCTGGTGGATCTGGTGGACGCCTCGGTCCGGCGCTTCGGCAACAGGACCGCGCTGGAGTTCTTCGGGGCGAGGACCAGCTACCGGGAGCTCGGCGCGCAGATCAGCCGGGTGGCAGCCGGGTTGAAGAAACTCGGCGTCAAGGCAGGCGACCGGGTGGCTCTGGTCCTGCCGAACTGCCCGCAGCACGTCATCGCCTTCCACGCAGCCTTGCGCGTGGGCGCCGTCGTCGTCGAGCACAACCCGTTGTACACGGACCGCGAGCTGCGTCACCAGTTCGAGGACCACGGGGCGGCCGTGGCCATTGTCTGGGACAAAGCGGTGGAGCGGGTACTGCAACTGCCGGCCGACATCGGACTGCGCAGCGTCGTCTCGGTCGACCTGATCCCCGCGATGCCGCTGGGCAATCGGCTCGCGTTGCGGCTGCCGCTCCCGGCCGCGCGCCGGGCCCGGGCCGCCCTCTCCGCGGGCAAAGCGGCACCGCACGCCTCCCACGCGCACCTCCGCACCGTTCTGCCGTGGCGCGAACTGCTGGACGCCGGCGAGCTGAAGAAACGCCACCCGCGACCGGCGGCCGATGACCTGGCGGTGCTGCAGTACACCAGCGGCACCACCGGGGCGCCGAAGGGTGCCATGCTGACGCACGCAAACCTGCAGGCCAACGCCGCCCAAGGCCGGGCCTGGGTGCCGGGACTCAAGGACGGCAGGGAGACCGTCTACGCGGTGCTGCCGATGTTCCACGCCTACGGGCTGACCCTGTGCATGACTTTCGCGCTGAGCATCGGCGCCCGGCTGGTCCTGTTCCCCAGGTTCGACGTCGACCTGGTGTTGAAGGCGTACCGGAAGTCCCCGGCGACGTTCCTGCCGGCGGTGCCGCCGATCTATGACCGGCTCGCCGCCGCGGCCGCTGCCCAGGGCGTGAGCCTGAAAGGGATCCGCTACTCGATTTCCGGGGCGATGAACCTGCCGACGTCGACGGTGGCGACCTGGGAGAAGGCAACCGGCGGCTACCTGATCGAAGGCTACGGGCTCACCGAGACCTCCCCCATTTCGATAGGCAACCCTTTCGGCCCGAGCCGCAAGCCGGGCACCGTGGGGGTGCCGTTTCCGCTGACCGACATCCGCGTCGTGGACCCGCAGAACATCCGAATCAACCGCGGCCCGGGCGAGGAGGGCGAGCTGCTCATCCGCGGCCCGCAGGTGTTCGCGGGGTACTGGAACCGCCCGCAGGAAACCGAAGAGGCGCTGCTGGAGGGCGGCTGGTTCCGCACCGGTGACATCGTGTCCGTGGACGAAGACTACTTCGTCACGATCCGGGACCGGATCAAGGAACTGATCATCACCGGCGGCTTCAACGTCTCCCCCACCGAGGTGGAGGAGGTCCTGGCACAGTACCCCGGGATCGCCGACGTGTCGGTGGTGGGCCTGCCCCGGTCCGGCGGCGGCGAGGACGTGGTGGCCGCAGTCGTGGCCGCGCCCGGTAGCACCGTCGACGCCGCAGGCCTGCAGGAGTTCGGCCGCGGGCATCTGGCCGCGTACAAGGTCCCGCGGCGGGTCGTCGTCCTGGACGAGTTACCGCGCTCGCTGATTGGCAAGGTCCTGCGCCGGGAGATCCAGGACCTGCTGGCCACCGCCGGCCGGGACTGACTCCCCCTTAGCGGCCCTCTTCCGGGCGCAACCGCTCGGCGATGAAGTCAAGGGTCCGGTCCAGGGCCTCCCTGGTGGGGTGCCCCGGGCGGTCCACCAAATCGACGGTGAGGACGCAATGGGCGGTCTCCGGGATGCCGTGGCCGTTGCCCCGGGAAGAGTCGATTTCGATGCCTTCGAAACGGTCGCCGAGTTCCCGGCGCAGCGTAGCGAACCGTTCCGCCGGGCAGCCCCGGTCGCTGCTGAACCGAAGGCCCAGCACGCCCAGTCCCTCGTTCACCGTGCGTTCCTTCAGCCGGGACAGTTCGCCGGCATCGAGCCCGACGGCGGCCCGGCGGCGCGCTGACAGGGGCGCGGGCAGGGCAGGCTGGCTCATCACCGGTGCCAGCACGGATGGCTCCAGCGCCATGGCGAGGGCGAAACTCCCCGTCAGGCACATGCCGATTGCGCCCACGCCCGGTCCGCCGCACTCCGCGTGCGCTTGAGCGGCCAGGGCCCGCAGCCAGCCGGTGACAGGACTGGAACTGTCCGCCAGCAGCCGGAACTCCCGTGAGACGCAGATCCGGGTGACGGCCCGGGCGATGCCCTCGCCGGGCTCGCCGCCGGGCCGGCCGAAGAGCGAGGGAAGGTAGACCGTGAAGCCGCGGTCGATCAGCCGGTGGGCCAGTTCCACCACTCCCTTGTGGAGGCCGGGGATTTCGTGGATCAGTACCACCGCCGGCCCGCTGCCGGCCCGGAACACCTGATGGCGAATGCCGCCGTGGCTGAAGGAGGATTCGGTAAAACCGGCCAGTGCCTCGGGCACGCCGCCTGGCGTGCCGCTGCCCTGACCACCGTTGCCGCCGCTGCGGTCTCCGATCGGCTCCTGGGTCATGGCCCCTCCTCTCGCCTCCCGGCCGACGCCGGCCGAAGTAGGGCACATACTACGGAACCCGCACCCCGCCGTCGACGCCCCGAGGAAGACCGGCCAGCATTGGCCCGGCCGCAATCAGCTCCACAGTGCGACGTGGAACTTTGAGCCGCGGCGTTCCAGCCCGCGGGAACCGCCGCGGGCGACCATCGCCGCCGTCGCATCGGCCGTACCGACGAAGCGCTGCAGCGTCTGGGTCATGGTGGTGGTCCGGTACCGGTCCAGGGTGCTGGCCCACCACAGCCCGGGCACCGGCGTGCCGGCGACGGGCACCCGCAGCAGCGTACGGCTGCGGACGTCGGCCTGGACGATGTGTCCCAGCGCCAGCATGGTGCCCTCACCCGCCCTCACCGCGGCAAGCGCGTCCGTTTCGCTGCTAAGCCTGATGATCTCCGGCACCACGCCCAGGCGCGCGAGCCAGCGCCCTTCCTCTGAGCTGTCCAGGATGCCCGCGGGGCCGGTGAACCAGGGCCGGCCCAGCAGCCGGTCCACGGCAACCGGTCCGCTCAGCCGCCCGAGCGGGTCACCCGGCGCCACCACAAAAACCCGCTGGTAGCGCAGCAGCGGAACGGATTCCAGGCCGGGGACAGTCGTGGGGCCGCCGCCCGGCGCGGTCGGGCGGGCGCCGAGCGCGATGTCGTAGGCCCGCTCCAGCAGCAGGGAGGCCAGCTCTTCGGCGGCTTCAGCGACGACGTCCACCGCGGCCCCGGGGACCCGTGCGGTGAACAGGTCCAGCAACGGGCCGGCGGCGTGCTCGGCAAACGGCGCGGTTGCGGCGATCCTTAGCCGCCCGGCGTCGTTCTTGGCGTTGCCCACCTCCCGGCGGGCCCGGTCCGCGAGCCCGACGATGTCCTGGGCGTACTCCGCCAGCACCCTCCCGCCGGGCGTTAGGCTGATGCCGCCGGAGGAACGCACAAACAGGGGATCACCGAGGTCCTGGCGCAGCGCGGCGATGGCCGCGGAAACGGCGGGCTCACTGACACCGAGTGCTGCTGCGGCGGCATGGAGCGAGCCAAGGCGTGCCACCAGCGCAAAGGTGCGCAACTGGTTCAGCGTCATGGACACGGCTTCATAACCTTTCGCTTATTCCGATATTGACACCCCCGTTTTGGCAGGGCAAGACTGGCCTTAAATCGGCGCTGGCGGCGTTGCCTGCGCCTCGGAATGAGGTGGGACATGCAGATTCCGGCTCCATTCGACTATGTTCGCGCCGCCACGGTGGAGAACGCGCTTGAGCTGCTGGCACGCCACGGTCCCGACTCCCGGATTATCGCGGGCGGCCACAGCCTGCTTCCGATGATGAAGCTGCGGCTGGCCCGGCCGGAACGGCTGATAGACATCAACGACCTCTTCGAACTGGACTTCATCCTGCGCGACGGCGAAGAACTGCGCATCGGCGCTCTCACCCGGCACACCGCCCTGTTGGAGGACGACGAGCTGGCCCGGCTGTTCCCGATCATCCGGGACGCGGAACTCGTGATCGCCGACCCCGTGGTGCGGAACCGCGGCACCATCGGCGGCTCGCTCTGCCAGGCCGACCCGGCCGAGGACCTCTCCACGGTCTGCGACGTTCTCGGCGCCACCGCAGTCATCCGCGGTCCCGGCGGCGAGCGCGTCCTGGCGATGCGGGACTTCCACCGCGGCCCGTACCAGACCGCCGTCGGCCCGGATGAACTGTTGTGCGAAGTCCGTCTGCCGGTCCGGCAGCGCTCCGGCAGCGCCTACGAAAAGGTGGAACGCCGCGTCGGCGACTGGGCGGTGGCAGCCGCGGGCGCGGCCGTGATGCTCGCGGAAGACGGCAGCATCGCCGACGCCGCCGTCGGGCTGACGGCGCTGGGCCTGGACCACACCGTGGCCGAAGCCGCCGGGCTGCTGCGCGGCAAGCAGCCCTCCGAGGAACTGTTCGCCGACGCCGGGCGCCTCGCCGCCGAAGCCTGCGACCCGGTCGCGGACCAGCGCGGGCCGGTCGACTACAAACGGCATCTGGCCGACGAACTCACCCGTCGCGTCTTGCGGCAGGCCTGCGCCCGCGCCGCACAGGCAACCCAGACGGCCCAGACCAAGGAAGGCTGAAGCGCATGCAGATCAGCATGACCGTGAACGGCGACGAAGTAACGTCCGACATTGAACCCCGCGTGCTTCTGGTGCACTACATCCGTGAGGTGCTCGGTCTGACCGGCACCCACTGGGGCTGCGACACAAGCAACTGCGGGACCTGCGTGGTCCTGATGGACGGCCAGCCGGTAAAGTCCTGCACCGTCCTCGCGGCGATGGCTGCCGGGCACGATATCCGCACGGTCGAGGGGCTCGCTGCCGGAGCGACCCTGGACCCGGTGCAGCAGGGCTTCATGGAGGAACACGGGCTGCAGTGCGGCTTCTGCACGCCGGGCATGATGCTCACCGCCCGGGCGCTGCTGGACAAGAACCCGCACCCGGACGACAGCGAAATCCGGCAGGCGATCTCCGGTCAGATCTGCCGCTGCACCGGCTACGCCACGATCGTCCGCTCGGTGCAGTGGGCTGCCGCCCATCCCGCGGCCGTCGCCGGGAACGGGGACGAACGTGCCTCAGACAGTGCCGGCGGAGTTCTGGACGGCACGGACGCCGCGGTCGAGGACGTCGCCCAGGAAACCGACAACGCAGAGGTGAAGGCATGACTGTCATCCATGAGCGGGAGAGCAACCCCGCCGCCGGGGACGCGGACCGGCCGATCGGCTACGGCCGCATCCAGCGCAAGGAAGACCCGCGCTTCGTCCGCGGCAAGGGCCACTATATTGACGACCTCGTGCTGCCCGGCATGCTGCACGGAGCGATCCTGCGTGCCCCCGTGGCGCACGCCCGGCTGGTGTCGATCGACACCACGAACGCCCTCGCCCACCCCAAGGTGCTCGCCGTCATCACCGGCAAGGACCTCGAGGGGCTCAACCTCGCCTGGGCGCCCACCCTCTCTGCGGACGTGCAGGCCGTCCTGGTCACGGACAAGGTCCGCTTCCAGGGCCAGGAGGTGGCGTTCGTCGTGGCCGAGGACCGCTACGCCGCCCGGGATGCGCTGGAGCTGATCGACGTCGAATATGACGTGCTGCCGCCGCTGGTCGACG contains:
- a CDS encoding LysR family transcriptional regulator — protein: MTLNQLRTFALVARLGSLHAAAAALGVSEPAVSAAIAALRQDLGDPLFVRSSGGISLTPGGRVLAEYAQDIVGLADRARREVGNAKNDAGRLRIAATAPFAEHAAGPLLDLFTARVPGAAVDVVAEAAEELASLLLERAYDIALGARPTAPGGGPTTVPGLESVPLLRYQRVFVVAPGDPLGRLSGPVAVDRLLGRPWFTGPAGILDSSEEGRWLARLGVVPEIIRLSSETDALAAVRAGEGTMLALGHIVQADVRSRTLLRVPVAGTPVPGLWWASTLDRYRTTTMTQTLQRFVGTADATAAMVARGGSRGLERRGSKFHVALWS
- a CDS encoding xanthine dehydrogenase family protein subunit M — translated: MQIPAPFDYVRAATVENALELLARHGPDSRIIAGGHSLLPMMKLRLARPERLIDINDLFELDFILRDGEELRIGALTRHTALLEDDELARLFPIIRDAELVIADPVVRNRGTIGGSLCQADPAEDLSTVCDVLGATAVIRGPGGERVLAMRDFHRGPYQTAVGPDELLCEVRLPVRQRSGSAYEKVERRVGDWAVAAAGAAVMLAEDGSIADAAVGLTALGLDHTVAEAAGLLRGKQPSEELFADAGRLAAEACDPVADQRGPVDYKRHLADELTRRVLRQACARAAQATQTAQTKEG
- a CDS encoding (2Fe-2S)-binding protein — its product is MQISMTVNGDEVTSDIEPRVLLVHYIREVLGLTGTHWGCDTSNCGTCVVLMDGQPVKSCTVLAAMAAGHDIRTVEGLAAGATLDPVQQGFMEEHGLQCGFCTPGMMLTARALLDKNPHPDDSEIRQAISGQICRCTGYATIVRSVQWAAAHPAAVAGNGDERASDSAGGVLDGTDAAVEDVAQETDNAEVKA